One Flagellimonas sp. CMM7 genomic region harbors:
- a CDS encoding LamG domain-containing protein — MGGLGAYPKNFCPIYSHRRPISDGAHQGYSLELDDWGRPVLMLGTYEGKTEALLSDEKIELNKWTHVVATYSPEKGMVLYLNGKQVAHKTFKGTFSIVRHHEEVPKLIGKSRETQRPTGTIRPEGTEKSLTYLDAILDELELYDVALDAKSIASVYQKESKSLSTPALPKRKFPSGPKSPGIFRAVNTTLKYYPSWDAPWAVDKHADVVVQFDESDCKFVFWRGTSYIPSWVSENGIFFNNGFNEGWNAHGSCEPMSDKKTKYSSVKIVESSPARVVVQWRYGLVDVVGNFAFEDPQTGWGDWTNETYTIYPDMSAVREDVLLSNAPNAAHEWQESMVVMEPEQRPESVLEYGALTVSNIDGESTTYSWEHNAPKLWPEYPKNITNQIVNTKAKYKPFSSLRPQDIAGGIDGGQPQSMDLYAGEQRRHISVFPWWNHWPVAPRPTDGRYAMVADRGSHASLSHYFWNAYKTTDRSMSKIMLCGMTNDNIESVVNLNKSWSNPAKISLGNNTSKAYYKPEEKAYIIALNKQVEYLDITLAGTESSPVVNPAFVVENWDQRDVTSLTVNGKPLNDKDARFGYKDSLNGVDLIVWVRTSSKDSVDIKISSK; from the coding sequence TTGGGTGGCCTTGGGGCCTACCCAAAGAATTTCTGTCCAATTTACAGCCACAGAAGACCCATTTCAGATGGCGCTCATCAAGGTTACAGTTTAGAGCTAGATGATTGGGGAAGACCTGTTTTAATGCTGGGCACCTACGAAGGAAAAACAGAAGCGCTCTTGAGTGATGAAAAAATTGAACTTAATAAATGGACCCATGTAGTAGCCACCTATTCACCAGAAAAAGGAATGGTTCTTTACCTAAATGGAAAGCAAGTTGCCCACAAAACTTTTAAAGGAACCTTCTCTATCGTTCGCCACCATGAAGAGGTACCTAAATTAATAGGGAAAAGTAGAGAAACACAAAGGCCAACGGGTACCATCCGACCAGAGGGAACGGAAAAATCCCTGACCTATCTAGATGCCATTTTAGATGAATTAGAATTGTATGATGTAGCTCTGGATGCAAAATCAATCGCCTCTGTGTACCAAAAAGAATCAAAGTCACTTAGCACACCTGCTTTACCAAAAAGAAAATTCCCTTCGGGCCCAAAATCTCCAGGTATCTTCAGAGCAGTAAATACTACTTTAAAATATTACCCATCTTGGGATGCGCCATGGGCTGTAGATAAACATGCCGACGTGGTAGTACAATTTGATGAATCTGACTGTAAATTTGTATTTTGGAGAGGTACCAGTTATATCCCAAGCTGGGTTAGTGAAAATGGCATTTTCTTTAACAATGGTTTTAATGAGGGATGGAATGCTCATGGTAGCTGTGAACCTATGTCTGACAAAAAGACAAAATACTCCAGTGTGAAAATTGTTGAAAGTTCACCGGCAAGGGTTGTGGTACAATGGCGCTATGGCTTGGTAGATGTGGTTGGTAACTTTGCTTTTGAAGACCCGCAAACTGGATGGGGAGACTGGACTAACGAAACCTATACTATTTACCCAGATATGAGTGCCGTACGTGAAGATGTATTACTAAGCAATGCTCCTAATGCAGCTCATGAGTGGCAGGAAAGTATGGTTGTAATGGAACCTGAGCAAAGACCAGAAAGTGTTTTAGAGTATGGTGCTTTAACAGTATCTAACATTGATGGAGAAAGCACTACCTATTCTTGGGAACATAATGCTCCCAAACTATGGCCAGAATATCCCAAAAACATAACTAACCAAATCGTAAATACTAAAGCAAAATACAAGCCTTTCTCATCATTAAGACCCCAAGATATCGCAGGAGGCATTGATGGTGGCCAACCCCAGAGCATGGATTTATATGCAGGGGAACAAAGAAGGCATATTAGTGTATTCCCTTGGTGGAACCACTGGCCGGTGGCACCAAGACCTACAGATGGAAGATACGCTATGGTAGCAGACCGTGGCTCCCATGCCTCTTTATCACATTATTTCTGGAATGCTTACAAAACAACAGACCGTTCTATGAGCAAGATTATGCTTTGTGGCATGACTAATGATAACATAGAGTCTGTTGTAAACTTAAACAAAAGTTGGTCAAATCCGGCTAAAATTAGTTTAGGCAACAATACTTCAAAAGCATATTACAAACCAGAAGAAAAAGCCTACATCATAGCACTAAACAAACAGGTCGAATATTTAGACATAACATTAGCGGGTACTGAGTCCTCCCCTGTTGTAAACCCCGCTTTCGTAGTTGAAAATTGGGACCAACGTGACGTGACGTCTCTTACGGTTAATGGAAAACCGCTAAATGACAAGGATGCCCGCTTTGGGTATAAGGATTCCTTAAATGGTGTAGATCTCATTGTCTGGGTTAGAACAAGCTCAAAGGATTCAGTAGACATAAAAATCTCGAGCAAGTAA